The following proteins are encoded in a genomic region of Streptomyces collinus Tu 365:
- a CDS encoding helix-turn-helix domain-containing protein, translated as MSNERLRSALLARGMTVQSLAEAIAVNPKTVERWITQGKVPYRRHQYATAAALKVDVTTLWDDGRTVDSATELTKAEIAAVYPHRHTVPSDLWRELYGRAERNLDVLVYSGLFLSEDPLFLDLVKAKVGAGAQVRILLGDPGCAAVRQRGIDEGHQIMDGKIRNALMLYRPLMRSHPDIDFRLHDSTLYNSIYRADDEMLVNPHVYGIGAYMAPVLHLRRLPGGGLFDTYAESIEHTWQNARPVTERDIVTTTGVTSHGTH; from the coding sequence ATGTCGAACGAGCGGTTACGGTCGGCCCTCCTCGCCCGCGGCATGACCGTGCAGAGCCTCGCCGAGGCGATTGCGGTCAACCCGAAAACGGTCGAACGCTGGATCACTCAAGGGAAGGTGCCGTACAGACGTCACCAGTACGCCACCGCGGCAGCGCTCAAGGTCGACGTAACGACGCTCTGGGACGACGGCCGGACCGTCGACAGCGCGACGGAGCTGACGAAAGCCGAGATTGCGGCCGTCTACCCACACCGGCACACGGTGCCGTCTGACCTGTGGCGAGAGCTTTACGGCCGCGCTGAGCGAAACCTCGACGTGCTGGTCTACTCGGGCCTGTTCCTCTCGGAGGATCCGCTGTTCCTCGACCTCGTGAAGGCGAAGGTGGGAGCAGGCGCCCAGGTACGCATCCTGTTGGGGGATCCTGGCTGCGCGGCCGTCCGGCAGCGTGGCATCGATGAGGGTCACCAGATCATGGACGGAAAGATTCGCAACGCCCTGATGTTGTACCGCCCTCTCATGCGGAGCCACCCGGACATCGACTTCCGTCTGCACGACTCGACGCTTTACAACTCCATCTACCGCGCGGATGACGAGATGCTAGTGAATCCGCACGTCTACGGCATCGGTGCCTACATGGCGCCCGTCCTTCACCTACGCCGTCTGCCGGGCGGGGGCCTCTTCGATACGTACGCGGAGAGCATCGAGCACACCTGGCAGAACGCCCGCCCGGTCACCGAGCGGGACATAGTCACAACCACAGGAGTCACGAGCCATGGGACGCATTGA
- the glnA gene encoding type I glutamate--ammonia ligase, which yields MDKQQEFVLRTLEERDIRFVRLWFTDVLGFLKSVAVAPAELEQAFDEGIGFDGSAIEGFARVYESDMIAKPDPSTFQVLPWRAETPGTARMFCDILMPDGSPSFADPRYVLKRALARTSDLGFTFYTHPEIEFFLLKDRPLDGSRPIPADNSGYFDHTPTNVGMDFRRQAITMLESMGISVEFSHHEGAPGQQEIDLRYADALSTADNIMTFRLVMKQVALEQGVHATFMPKPFSEHPGSGMHTHLSLFEGDRNAFYESGAEYQLSKVGRSFIAGLLKHAAEISAVTNQWVNSYKRIWGGSERTAGAGGEAPSYICWGHNNRSALVRVPMYKPGKTGSARVEVRSLDTGANPYLAYAVLLAAGLKGIEEGYELPPGAEDDVWALSNAERRAMGIEPLPQNLGEALTLMENSDLLAETLGEHVFDFFLRNKKSEWEEYRSEVTAFELRKNLPVL from the coding sequence ATGGACAAGCAGCAGGAGTTCGTGCTCCGGACGTTGGAGGAGCGCGACATCCGGTTCGTGCGCCTGTGGTTCACCGACGTGCTGGGCTTCCTGAAGTCCGTGGCCGTGGCCCCCGCCGAGCTGGAGCAGGCCTTCGACGAGGGCATCGGCTTCGACGGCTCCGCCATCGAGGGCTTCGCCCGCGTCTACGAGTCCGACATGATCGCCAAGCCGGACCCGTCCACCTTCCAGGTCCTGCCCTGGCGCGCGGAGACCCCCGGCACCGCCCGCATGTTCTGCGACATCCTCATGCCGGACGGCTCCCCGTCCTTCGCCGACCCGCGCTACGTCCTCAAGCGCGCCCTCGCCCGCACCTCCGACCTGGGCTTCACCTTCTACACCCACCCGGAGATCGAGTTCTTCCTGCTGAAGGACCGCCCCCTCGACGGCTCCCGCCCCATCCCGGCGGACAACTCGGGCTACTTCGACCACACCCCGACCAACGTCGGCATGGACTTCCGCCGCCAGGCGATCACCATGCTGGAGTCGATGGGCATCTCGGTCGAGTTCTCCCACCACGAGGGCGCCCCCGGTCAGCAGGAGATCGACCTGCGCTACGCCGACGCCCTCTCGACCGCCGACAACATCATGACGTTCCGCCTGGTCATGAAGCAGGTGGCGCTGGAGCAGGGGGTCCACGCGACCTTCATGCCGAAGCCGTTCTCCGAGCACCCCGGCTCGGGCATGCACACCCACCTCTCCCTCTTCGAGGGCGACCGCAACGCGTTCTACGAGTCCGGCGCCGAGTACCAGCTCTCCAAGGTCGGCCGCTCCTTCATCGCGGGCCTGCTCAAGCACGCGGCGGAGATCTCCGCGGTCACCAACCAGTGGGTGAACTCGTACAAGCGCATCTGGGGCGGCTCCGAGCGCACCGCGGGCGCCGGCGGCGAGGCGCCCTCGTACATCTGCTGGGGCCACAACAACCGCAGCGCCCTCGTCCGCGTCCCCATGTACAAGCCCGGCAAGACCGGCTCCGCGCGCGTGGAGGTCCGCTCCCTGGACACCGGCGCCAACCCGTACCTGGCGTACGCCGTCCTCCTGGCCGCCGGCCTCAAGGGCATCGAGGAGGGCTACGAGCTCCCGCCGGGCGCCGAGGACGACGTCTGGGCCCTCTCCAACGCCGAACGCCGCGCGATGGGCATCGAGCCCCTCCCGCAGAACCTCGGCGAGGCCCTGACCCTCATGGAGAACAGCGACCTCCTCGCCGAGACCCTGGGCGAACACGTCTTCGACTTCTTCCTCCGCAACAAGAAGTCTGAGTGGGAGGAGTACCGCAGCGAGGTCACGGCCTTCGAGCTGCGGAAGAACTTGCCGGTGCTGTAG
- a CDS encoding globin domain-containing protein, with amino-acid sequence MLSEQSAATVRATLPVVGAAIGEITERFYARLFEAHPALLRDLFNRGNQATGTQKQALAGSIAAFATHLVDNPEQRPDLMLERIAHKHASLGITPEQYPLVHEHLFAAIAEILGDAVTAEVAAAWTEVYWLMANALIAIEKRLYAQSEQQGWREWKVVERIDETADVATFRLRPVDEGPVAGYRAGQYVSVGVTLPDGARQIRQYSLTAAPGSPERRFAVKRVTGAGAGPDGEVSGHLHAHVREGDVLRLSAPYGDLVLEDTEAPLLLASAGIGVTPMIAMLEQLALTGHRAPVTVVHADRSPAAHALRAAHEAYAAKLPEGRSVFFYERDAEGAGRTGLVDLAGVDVPAGAHAYLCGPLPFMRAVRTQLIDKGVAPADIHYEVFGPDLWLAEG; translated from the coding sequence ATGCTGTCCGAGCAGTCAGCAGCCACCGTCCGCGCCACCCTGCCCGTCGTCGGCGCGGCGATCGGCGAGATCACCGAGCGCTTCTACGCCCGGCTCTTCGAGGCCCACCCCGCGCTGCTGCGCGACCTGTTCAACCGCGGCAACCAGGCCACCGGCACCCAGAAGCAGGCCCTCGCCGGCTCCATCGCGGCCTTCGCCACCCACCTGGTGGACAACCCCGAGCAGCGCCCCGACCTGATGCTGGAGCGCATCGCCCACAAGCACGCCTCGCTGGGCATCACACCGGAGCAGTACCCCCTCGTCCACGAACACCTGTTCGCCGCCATCGCCGAGATCCTCGGTGACGCGGTCACCGCCGAGGTGGCCGCCGCCTGGACCGAGGTCTACTGGCTGATGGCCAACGCCCTCATCGCCATCGAGAAGCGGCTGTACGCGCAGAGCGAGCAGCAGGGCTGGCGGGAGTGGAAGGTGGTCGAGCGGATCGACGAGACCGCCGACGTGGCCACCTTCAGGCTCCGCCCGGTGGACGAGGGCCCGGTGGCCGGCTACCGCGCGGGCCAGTACGTCTCGGTCGGCGTCACGCTTCCGGACGGGGCCCGGCAGATCCGCCAGTACAGCCTGACCGCGGCCCCCGGCTCGCCGGAGCGGCGGTTCGCCGTCAAGCGGGTGACCGGCGCGGGCGCGGGCCCGGACGGCGAGGTCTCCGGCCATCTGCACGCCCACGTCCGCGAGGGTGACGTCCTGCGGCTCTCCGCCCCCTACGGCGACCTGGTCCTGGAGGACACCGAGGCTCCGCTGCTGCTCGCCTCCGCGGGCATCGGCGTCACCCCGATGATCGCCATGCTGGAGCAGCTCGCCCTCACCGGCCACCGGGCCCCGGTGACCGTGGTGCACGCCGACCGCTCCCCCGCCGCGCACGCCCTGCGCGCCGCCCACGAGGCGTACGCGGCCAAGCTGCCCGAGGGCCGGTCGGTCTTCTTCTACGAGCGGGACGCCGAGGGCGCCGGGCGGACCGGCCTGGTCGACCTCGCCGGCGTCGACGTCCCGGCCGGCGCGCACGCCTACCTGTGCGGTCCGCTGCCCTTCATGCGCGCGGTGCGCACCCAGCTGATCGACAAGGGTGTGGCTCCCGCCGACATCCACTACGAGGTCTTCGGCCCGGACCTCTGGCTGGCCGAGGGCTGA